In the Acanthopagrus latus isolate v.2019 chromosome 23, fAcaLat1.1, whole genome shotgun sequence genome, one interval contains:
- the LOC119014565 gene encoding G-protein coupled receptor 183-like codes for MRINASLPLNSTSSPTQFPLNTTTDINATVKPFSVFDGCDHQVEGILFDLTLQIINVVVGIPANMLVIVILIAHRKEPSTSDIFLGCLAFMDIYFGVMTPISFINLYHWKSKEVWSSLKFSYGVKDTSGPLFLSCICLDRFVAVLFPVMFGQLKHIKYRLSLSVLVFCLTIAYSAAKMVGGLPNFENVFTGEILAAFVWMIVCNASILWALKKSRGAGKDEMHPMKKKAFKTVLFILCIIVLNYLPPVALFPFEDMYSPFVFRCYVQPVGFAFLNISSTIQPLSYLVRLEKVPFISDACIKKWCHCVSAERNENPPAPNPTQA; via the coding sequence ATGAGGATAAATGCATCTTTGCCTCTCAACTCGACCTCTTCTCCAACTCAATTCCCTCTCAACACCACCACTGACATCAACGCCACAGTGAAACCCTTCAGTGTGTTTGACGGATGCGATCACCAGGTAGAGGGCATTCTCTTCGACCTGACCCTGCAGATCATCAACGTAGTCGTGGGAATCCCTGCCAACATGCTTGTCATCGTGATCCTGATCGCCCATCGCAAAGAGCCCTCCACTTCAGACATATTCTTGGGCTGCCTGGCGTTCATGGACATCTACTTTGGCGTCATGACCCCCATAAGCTTCATCAACCTTTATCACTGGAAGAGCAAGGAGGTGTGGTCCTCTCTTAAGTTCTCCTACGGTGTGAAAGACACCAGCGGCCCGTTGTTCCTCTCCTGTATCTGCCTGGATCGCTTTGTGGCCGTGCTATTTCCAGTTATGTTTGGGCAGCTTAAACACATCAAGTACAGGTTAAGTCTCTCAGTGTTGGTTTTCTGCCTCACCATTGCCTACTCAGCAGCCAAGATGGTGGGAGGTCTTCCCAACTTTGAGAACGTGTTCACTGGTGAGATCCTTGCAGCGTTTGTTTGGATGATTGTGTGTAACGCGAGCATCCTGTGGGCCCTGAAGAAGTCGCGAGGTGCAGGGAAAGATGAGATGCACCCCATGAAGAAGAAAGCCTTCAAGACGGTGCTGTTTATCCTTTGTATCATTGTGTTGAACTACCTGCCGCCTGTCGCGCTGTTTCCTTTTGAAGACATGTACTCCCCATTCGTGTTCCGATGCTACGTGCAGCCGGTGGGCTTTGCCTTCCtcaacatcagcagcaccatCCAGCCACTTTCCTACCTCGTCCGTCTGGAGAAGGTGCCTTTCATCTCAGACGCCTGCATCAAGAAGTGGTGCcattgtgtctctgcagagagaaatgaaaaccCACCTGCACCAAACCCAACTCAGGCTTAG
- the LOC119014562 gene encoding zinc-binding protein A33 isoform X1, translated as MLSIPQAWTTDAVRHSVWFLYSGSRTHLKLDYSKTPSAVTHMCERCALSPQTNHKLSEEDLTCPICCDIFTDPVLLSCSHSFCRSCLKRCWETGPRECPVCRKKASKSNAPSNLALKNVCEAVLQVRRQSSLLEEDKTNCSLHGEKFKLFCLVDKQPICVVCQTSKLHKNHECSPIEEAVLDCKDELSLSLKSLQNKLESLKRIHLTSTNLFKYIKSQSLETQKLIKSQFEQLHQVLHQEESERIAAVKKEEEEKMAGIKDKMKELSAEVLLLTETISVIQEQLKEEDMVLLANFKDTQDRERSIALGSENMSGLLIDVTKHLSNLKYRVWETVLDHIDYTPVTLDPNTAHPCLILSDDLTSLHYSKRPSYCPDNPERFHISAEVVGMSALGSGSHHWIVETGSNQDWMLGVASLSVPRDAEIPARPENGFWALCFRDGEFRAMTSPPTPVTVTRTPKQVKVQLDYNKGTVSFSDPADDTLIYAFTHTFTETLLPYFYTQSSSPLRIMPEKVLVTMLRQ; from the exons ATGTTGAGCATT CCTCAGGCCTGGACGACAGATGCTGTACGGCACAGCGTTTGGTTTTTATATTCAGGATCAAGGACACATCTAAAATTAGATTACTCCAAAACCCCGTCAGCCGTCACCCACATGTGTGAACGCTGCGCTCTGTCTCCTCAGACGAACCACAAACTCTCAG AGGAGGATCTGACGTGCCCCATCTGCTGCGACATCTTCACAGACCCCGTCCTGCTGTcatgcagccacagcttctgCAGGAGCTGTCTGAAGCGCTGCTGGGAGACTGGGCCACGCGAGTGTCCGGTGTGCAGGAAAAAAGCCTCAAAGTCCAACGCTCCCTCCAATCTGGCTCTGAAAAACGTCTGTGAAGCTGTGCTgcaggtcaggagacagagttCACTGCTGGAGGAAGACAAGACGAACTGCAGCCTGCACGGGGAGAAGTTTAAACTCTTCTGTCTGGTTGACAAGCAGCCCATCTGTGTGGTGTGTCAGACATCCAAACTGCACAAGAATCACGAGTGCTCGCCTATAGAGGAGGCGGTGCTGGACTGTAAG GATGAACTCTCTTTATCGCTCAAGAGCTTGCAAAATAAACTGGAAAGCCTCAAAAGAATTCACTTGACCTCCACGAACCTGTTCAAGTACATCAAG AGTCAGTCGCTGGAAACACAGAAGTTGATCAAGAGCCAGTTCGAGCAGCTCCATCAGGTCCTCCACCAGGAGGAGTCGGAAAGAATCGCAGCggtgaagaaagaagaagaagagaagatggCAGGAATAAAGGATAAGATGAAGGAGCTTTCAGCAGAAGTGCTGTTGCTCACAGAGACCATCTCAGTCATACAGGAGCAGCTAAAGGAAGAAGATATGGTGTTGCTGGCG aattttAAAGACACTCAGGACAG AGAAAGAAGCATCGCACTCGGTTCAGAAAACATGTCCGGCTTACTGATCGATGTGACCAAGCATCTGTCCAACCTCAAATACAGAGTGTGGGAAACAGTGCTGGACCATATTGATTACA CTCCCGTGActctggatccaaacacagcacaccCCTGCCTCATCCTGTCTGACGACCTCACTTCCCTCCACTATTCAAAGCGGCCCAGTTATTGCCCTGACAACCCAGAGCGCTTCCACATCAGCGCCGAGGTGGTAGGCATGAGTGCGCTGGGTTCAGGAAGTCACCACTGGATCgtggaaacaggaagtaatCAGGACTGGATGCTGGGTGTGGCTTCTTTGTCTGTACCTCGGGACGCTGAGATCCCGGCCCGGCCCGAGAATGGCTTCTGGGCTTTATGTTTCCGGGATGGAGAATTCAGGGCCATGACCTCCCCACCCACCCCGGTGACTGTTACAAGAACGCCAAAACAAGTCAAAGTGCAACTGGACTACAACAAAGGGACGGTGTCCTTTTCTGACCCTGCAGATGACACACTCAtttatgcatttacacacacattcacagaaacTTTACTTCCCTATTTTTATACACAGAGCAGTTCTCCACTGAGAATAATGCCAGAGAAGGTACTTGTCACGATGCTGCGTCAGTGA
- the LOC119014562 gene encoding zinc-binding protein A33 isoform X2 produces the protein MLSIPQAWTTDAVRHSVWFLYSGSRTHLKLDYSKTPSAVTHMCERCALSPQTNHKLSDPVLLSCSHSFCRSCLKRCWETGPRECPVCRKKASKSNAPSNLALKNVCEAVLQVRRQSSLLEEDKTNCSLHGEKFKLFCLVDKQPICVVCQTSKLHKNHECSPIEEAVLDCKDELSLSLKSLQNKLESLKRIHLTSTNLFKYIKSQSLETQKLIKSQFEQLHQVLHQEESERIAAVKKEEEEKMAGIKDKMKELSAEVLLLTETISVIQEQLKEEDMVLLANFKDTQDRERSIALGSENMSGLLIDVTKHLSNLKYRVWETVLDHIDYTPVTLDPNTAHPCLILSDDLTSLHYSKRPSYCPDNPERFHISAEVVGMSALGSGSHHWIVETGSNQDWMLGVASLSVPRDAEIPARPENGFWALCFRDGEFRAMTSPPTPVTVTRTPKQVKVQLDYNKGTVSFSDPADDTLIYAFTHTFTETLLPYFYTQSSSPLRIMPEKVLVTMLRQ, from the exons ATGTTGAGCATT CCTCAGGCCTGGACGACAGATGCTGTACGGCACAGCGTTTGGTTTTTATATTCAGGATCAAGGACACATCTAAAATTAGATTACTCCAAAACCCCGTCAGCCGTCACCCACATGTGTGAACGCTGCGCTCTGTCTCCTCAGACGAACCACAAACTCTCAG ACCCCGTCCTGCTGTcatgcagccacagcttctgCAGGAGCTGTCTGAAGCGCTGCTGGGAGACTGGGCCACGCGAGTGTCCGGTGTGCAGGAAAAAAGCCTCAAAGTCCAACGCTCCCTCCAATCTGGCTCTGAAAAACGTCTGTGAAGCTGTGCTgcaggtcaggagacagagttCACTGCTGGAGGAAGACAAGACGAACTGCAGCCTGCACGGGGAGAAGTTTAAACTCTTCTGTCTGGTTGACAAGCAGCCCATCTGTGTGGTGTGTCAGACATCCAAACTGCACAAGAATCACGAGTGCTCGCCTATAGAGGAGGCGGTGCTGGACTGTAAG GATGAACTCTCTTTATCGCTCAAGAGCTTGCAAAATAAACTGGAAAGCCTCAAAAGAATTCACTTGACCTCCACGAACCTGTTCAAGTACATCAAG AGTCAGTCGCTGGAAACACAGAAGTTGATCAAGAGCCAGTTCGAGCAGCTCCATCAGGTCCTCCACCAGGAGGAGTCGGAAAGAATCGCAGCggtgaagaaagaagaagaagagaagatggCAGGAATAAAGGATAAGATGAAGGAGCTTTCAGCAGAAGTGCTGTTGCTCACAGAGACCATCTCAGTCATACAGGAGCAGCTAAAGGAAGAAGATATGGTGTTGCTGGCG aattttAAAGACACTCAGGACAG AGAAAGAAGCATCGCACTCGGTTCAGAAAACATGTCCGGCTTACTGATCGATGTGACCAAGCATCTGTCCAACCTCAAATACAGAGTGTGGGAAACAGTGCTGGACCATATTGATTACA CTCCCGTGActctggatccaaacacagcacaccCCTGCCTCATCCTGTCTGACGACCTCACTTCCCTCCACTATTCAAAGCGGCCCAGTTATTGCCCTGACAACCCAGAGCGCTTCCACATCAGCGCCGAGGTGGTAGGCATGAGTGCGCTGGGTTCAGGAAGTCACCACTGGATCgtggaaacaggaagtaatCAGGACTGGATGCTGGGTGTGGCTTCTTTGTCTGTACCTCGGGACGCTGAGATCCCGGCCCGGCCCGAGAATGGCTTCTGGGCTTTATGTTTCCGGGATGGAGAATTCAGGGCCATGACCTCCCCACCCACCCCGGTGACTGTTACAAGAACGCCAAAACAAGTCAAAGTGCAACTGGACTACAACAAAGGGACGGTGTCCTTTTCTGACCCTGCAGATGACACACTCAtttatgcatttacacacacattcacagaaacTTTACTTCCCTATTTTTATACACAGAGCAGTTCTCCACTGAGAATAATGCCAGAGAAGGTACTTGTCACGATGCTGCGTCAGTGA
- the crb3a gene encoding protein crumbs homolog 3a isoform X2, which produces MAACLDVLAIPGVVVGSVLLLVLSSDPVWGNSTTLAPHTHTNGTNDPNGVNIAAIVAPTVIFGVLAIVAAVLAWLFCVVKKKRQTEGTYRPSAEEQSGASSVVAPDALKLPKEERLI; this is translated from the exons ATGGCAGCGTGCCTGGATGTCCTCGCCATACCTGGAGTTGTGGTCGGGAGCGTTTTACTGCTGGTGCTGAGCAGTGATCCTGTGTGGG GGAATTCTACTACTCTGGcaccacacacccacactaaCGGCACTAATGACCCTAat GGAGTCAACATCGCGGCTATCGTCGCCCCCACCGTCATCTTTGGCGTTCTGGCCATCGTCGCGGCCGTCCTCGCCTGGCTCTTCTGcgtggtgaagaagaagaggcagactGAAGGGACGTATAGGCCCAGTGCCGAGGAGCAGTCCGGCGCCAGCAGCGTGGTGGCACCGGATGCGCTGAAGCTACCGAAGGAGGAAAGACTCATTTGA
- the tubb4bl gene encoding tubulin beta-4B chain: MREIVHLQAGQCGNQIGAKFWEVISDEHGIDPTGTYHGDSDLQLDRISVYYNEATGGKYVPRAILVDLEPGTMDSVRSGPFGQIFRPDNFVFGQSGAGNNWAKGHYTEGAELVDSVLDVVRKEAESCDCLQGFQLTHSLGGGTGSGMGTLLISKIREEYPDRIMNTFSVVPSPKVSDTVVEPYNATLSVHQLVENTDETYCIDNEALYDICFRTLKLTTPTYGDLNHLVSATMSGVTTCLRFPGQLNADLRKLAVNMVPFPRLHFFMPGFAPLTSRGSQQYRALSVPELTQQMFDAKNMMAACDPRHGRYLTVAAVFRGRMSMKEVDEQMLNVQNKNSSYFVEWIPNNVKTAVCDIPPRGLKMAATFIGNSTAIQELFKRISEQFTAMFRRKAFLHWYTGEGMDEMEFTEAESNMNDLVSEYQQYQDATAEEGEFEEEGEEEVA, encoded by the exons ATGCGCGAAATTGTGCATTTGCAGGCGGGTCAGTGCGGGAACCAGATCGGAGCCAAG ttctGGGAGGTGATCAGTGATGAGCACGGTATTGATCCCACCGGTACCTACCATGGAGACAGCGACCTGCAGCTAGACAGGATCAGCGTCTATTACAATGAAGCTACAG GTGGAAAGTATGTTCCCCGTGCCATCCTGGTGGATCTGGAGCCCGGCACCATGGATTCAGTCCGGTCTGGACCCTTTGGGCAGATCTTCAGACCCGATAACTTCGTCTTTG GTCAGAGTGGAGCCGGAAACAACTGGGCCAAGGGCCACTACACCGAGGGAGCTGAGCTGGTGGACTCAGTCCTGGATGTCGTGAGGAAAGAGGCCGAGAGCTGCGACTGCCTCCAGGGCTTCCAGCTGACTCACTCCCTGGGAGGCGGTACTGGCTCTGGCATGGGCACCCTGCTCATCAGCAAAATCCGCGAGGAGTACCCCGACCGCATCATGAACACCTTCAGCGTGGTGCCTTCCCCCAAGGTGTCCGACACTGTGGTGGAGCCCTACAACGCCACCCTCTCCGTCCACCAGCTGGTCGAGAACACAGACGAGACCTACTGCATCGACAACGAAGCGCTCTACGACATCTGCTTCCGCACGCTCAAACTCACCACGCCCACTTACGGAGATCTCAACCATTTGGTGTCCGCCACCATGAGCGGGGTGACCACCTGTCTGCGATTCCCCGGCCAGCTCAACGCTGACCTCCGTAAACTAGCCGTCAACATGGTGCCCTTCCCCCGCCTGCACTTCTTCATGCCCGGCTTCGCCCCGCTCACCAGCAGGGGCAGCCAGCAGTACCGCGCCCTGTCTGTGCCCGAGCTCACCCAGCAGATGTTTGACGCCAAGAACATGATGGCCGCCTGCGACCCACGCCACGGCCGCTACCTCACCGTGGCCGCAGTGTTCAGGGGCCGCATGTCCATGAAGGAGGTGGATGAGCAGATGCTGAATGTTCAGAACAAGAACAGCAGCTACTTCGTCGAATGGATCCCCAACAACGTGAAGACCGCCGTCTGTGACATCCCACCTCGTGGCCTTAAAATGGCCGCTACTTTCATCGGCAACAGCACGGCCATCCAGGAGCTGTTCAAGCGCATCTCCGAGCAGTTCACCGCCATGTTCCGCCGCAAGGCCTTCCTCCACTGGTACACCGGCGAGGGCATGGATGAGATGGAGTTCACCGAGGCCGAAAGCAACATGAACGACCTGGTGTCCGAGTACCAGCAGTACCAGGACGCCACCGCTGAGGAGGGCGAGTtcgaggaagagggagaggaggaagtcgCCTAA
- the crb3a gene encoding protein crumbs homolog 3a isoform X1 — MAACLDVLAIPGVVVGSVLLLVLSSDPVWGNSTTLAPHTHTNGTNDPNQGVNIAAIVAPTVIFGVLAIVAAVLAWLFCVVKKKRQTEGTYRPSAEEQSGASSVVAPDALKLPKEERLI; from the exons ATGGCAGCGTGCCTGGATGTCCTCGCCATACCTGGAGTTGTGGTCGGGAGCGTTTTACTGCTGGTGCTGAGCAGTGATCCTGTGTGGG GGAATTCTACTACTCTGGcaccacacacccacactaaCGGCACTAATGACCCTAat cAGGGAGTCAACATCGCGGCTATCGTCGCCCCCACCGTCATCTTTGGCGTTCTGGCCATCGTCGCGGCCGTCCTCGCCTGGCTCTTCTGcgtggtgaagaagaagaggcagactGAAGGGACGTATAGGCCCAGTGCCGAGGAGCAGTCCGGCGCCAGCAGCGTGGTGGCACCGGATGCGCTGAAGCTACCGAAGGAGGAAAGACTCATTTGA